The window AAGAGCTCCATGCCGTCACCAGGGCCAGGCGGGAATGGGGAGCGCCAGCGCCTTCACGAACAGCAGCACGGAGGCCGCCGCCAGCGCGATCGCGAACAGGACGACTTCGACCGGCCGGGTCTCGTCGCTGCCTGCGGCGGCGACCAGCACCGTCGCGATCGCGGCGACGGCCAAGCCCGCCGTCACGCCGAGCAACGCGAAGGCCGCGATCGCGCCGAGCACCGCCACGAAGGGGCGCAGGCGCGGACGCTCGATCGGCTCGCCGCCGCGGCTGAATCCGCGCGCCGCGAAGAACAGGCCGAAGGCCATCGCGATCCCGGCCAGCACCCGGGGCATGAAGCCCGGCCCCATGTCCGCCGGCGAACCGAAGCTCAGCGTCCGCGTCGCGTAGAACACGAGCGCGGCGACGACGACGAGGAACGCGCCGAACAGCGCGTCCTGCAGGTCGAAGCGGGTGGTCACGGCCTTACTGGCCCTTGATCCCGGCGTCGGCGATGATCTTGCCCCAGCTCTCGGTGTTGGTCGCGAGCCAGGTCTTGAGGTCGTCCGCCGGTCCGCCGACCACGCGGCCGCCCTGCTGCTTGATGCGCTCGATCACCTCGGGGCGCTTCAGCGCCTCGTTCACCGCGGCGTTCACCGCCGCGATCTTCTCCGGCGGCGAGCCGGCGGTGGTCAGCAGGCCCTGCCACGAGCCGACGTCGGATTGCGGCAGCTTCGCCTCCTTGAAGGTGGGGAGATCCGGCGCGGCGGCGACACGTTCGTCGCCCGTTACCGCGAGGCCCTTGAGCTGGCCGTTGGTCACGAAGGGCAGCGTCGCGGTGGCGCCGTTGATGATCACCTTGCTCTCGCCGGAGACCACCGCCTGGGTCGCGGCCGCGCCGCCCTTGTAGGGCACGGTCTTCCACTGGACGCCAAGCTCCTTCGCCATGGCGACCGCGGTGATGTGGTTGACGCCGCCGACGCCGGAGTTCGCGACCGCGAGCTTGCCCGGGTTGGCCTTGGCGTAGGCGAGAAGGCTCGCGACGTCGGTCACGCCCTCGAGCTTGGGGCTGACCGCCAGCACATAGGGCGAGAACATCACCATCGTCACCGGCGCGAGGTCCTCGAGCGGCTTGTAGGTGAGGTCGGCGAACAGGCCGGGGGCCGAGGCCACGGTGCCGACGTCGGTCAGCAGGTAGGTCTGCCCGTCCTTATCGGCCTTGGCGACGGCGTCGGCGCCGATGTTGCCCGCCGCGCCCGGCTTGTTCTCGACCACGACCGGCTGGCCGACCTTTTCCTGCAGGAGTGGGGCGATGATCCGGGCGAGGGTGTCCGAGGTGCCGCCCGGGGCGTAAGGGACAATGAGGCGAACCGGCCGATCGAAGGTCTGCGCCGCGGCGGGCGCCGCGTGGGTCATGCTGAGAAGCGCCGCGCCGGCGAGGCCGAGCACGATGCGGCGGGTGAGCGGCGTCGCTGCGAACGTCATGGGAGTCCTCCTTGGATCCGCTTTGCGCGGGTTATTTGGAGGCGAGGGTCCCAGCGCGCGTCGTTGCTGTCCAAGACAAACACGGCATTGATTGATGCAGGCTGCGCATGGTTCAGCTGTCGAGCGGCGGCGCCTGGCGCAGGATCACCTCAAGCGCGCGTTCCGCCGCCGGGTTTTCCTGCTCGGTACGCCAGACGGCCGCGAGCTGCGCCATGCCCTCGCCCGGGGACCGGATCGGGCGGTGGACGACGCCGTCGAACCGCAGCTTCGCCGCCGCCTCCGGCACCAGCGCGAGGCCGAGGCCGATGCGGACCAGCGCCAGCACCGAGTGGATCTGGCTGACGTGCTGGGTGATCGTCGGCTGCACGCCGGCCGCGCCGAACAGGCTGAGCACCAGGTCGTGGAAATAGCGCGCCTCGAACGGCGAGTAGCTGATGACCGGCTCGTCGCCGAGATCGTGCAGGTCGACCACCTCGCGCTCGGCCATGGGATGGCCGGCGGGCAGCGCGAGGATCATCGGCTCCCGGAGCACGATCCGGGAGCGGAAGGTCGCGCGGCGGACCGGCGGGCGCACCAGCGCGATGTCGAGGCGGCCGGAGGCGAGGGCGTCGAGCTGCGCCGAGGTCACGGCCTCGCGCAGCACGAGGTCGACGTTCGCGAGCTCCGCCCGCAATTCGCGCA is drawn from Methylopila sp. 73B and contains these coding sequences:
- a CDS encoding LysR family transcriptional regulator, translated to MFEFTHLRCFVAVAEELHFGRAARRLNMTQPPLSRQIQLLEHLLEAKLFERSNRRVALTPSGRAFLPEARRLLQLAEGAAMSIRRIGVGEAGTVTIGFTAASGYDFLPRIVRELRAELANVDLVLREAVTSAQLDALASGRLDIALVRPPVRRATFRSRIVLREPMILALPAGHPMAEREVVDLHDLGDEPVISYSPFEARYFHDLVLSLFGAAGVQPTITQHVSQIHSVLALVRIGLGLALVPEAAAKLRFDGVVHRPIRSPGEGMAQLAAVWRTEQENPAAERALEVILRQAPPLDS
- a CDS encoding tripartite tricarboxylate transporter TctB family protein, with the protein product MTTRFDLQDALFGAFLVVVAALVFYATRTLSFGSPADMGPGFMPRVLAGIAMAFGLFFAARGFSRGGEPIERPRLRPFVAVLGAIAAFALLGVTAGLAVAAIATVLVAAAGSDETRPVEVVLFAIALAAASVLLFVKALALPIPAWPW
- a CDS encoding tripartite tricarboxylate transporter substrate binding protein, which translates into the protein MTFAATPLTRRIVLGLAGAALLSMTHAAPAAAQTFDRPVRLIVPYAPGGTSDTLARIIAPLLQEKVGQPVVVENKPGAAGNIGADAVAKADKDGQTYLLTDVGTVASAPGLFADLTYKPLEDLAPVTMVMFSPYVLAVSPKLEGVTDVASLLAYAKANPGKLAVANSGVGGVNHITAVAMAKELGVQWKTVPYKGGAAATQAVVSGESKVIINGATATLPFVTNGQLKGLAVTGDERVAAAPDLPTFKEAKLPQSDVGSWQGLLTTAGSPPEKIAAVNAAVNEALKRPEVIERIKQQGGRVVGGPADDLKTWLATNTESWGKIIADAGIKGQ